From the Bremerella alba genome, one window contains:
- a CDS encoding tetratricopeptide repeat protein translates to MQKMLWQSIWTLLVLLACVSIGYGQDIKAMVTEAAQLSDTAENQDELTRLIQICEEASQLELAQSQVEYFTKLEAWARNKRGEIYAETSLMTDDPEKIQKLEAAALKDFSLAIKQNPKHWQAIHNRALSYAMLGQTEQALADLNTAIQLNPKFESAIYNKAELLYEASQFVSALKEYQTVLKLNPKDVGAMTGQAHCFYRLENYEAAMVAYNQAVKLTPENPLVLANRADAYSDLGYFKESILDYKKALTLEKDLPRAQQGLAWILATCPDDTYRNPELALRFAKAAVTQSDGLDFRYFDTLAAAEAATGQFDVAKQRVGEAIKKAPTSEKPFLQHRLALYEKRQAYREPKR, encoded by the coding sequence ATGCAGAAGATGCTTTGGCAATCCATTTGGACGTTGCTTGTTCTATTGGCCTGCGTTTCGATAGGCTACGGCCAAGATATCAAGGCCATGGTCACCGAAGCGGCGCAGCTGAGTGATACGGCCGAAAACCAGGACGAACTCACGCGTTTAATCCAAATCTGTGAAGAAGCCAGCCAACTCGAACTCGCTCAGTCTCAAGTCGAGTACTTCACCAAGCTTGAGGCCTGGGCACGCAACAAACGGGGTGAGATCTACGCTGAAACGTCCCTTATGACGGACGATCCCGAGAAAATCCAAAAGCTGGAAGCGGCCGCCCTCAAAGATTTTTCACTGGCCATCAAACAGAACCCTAAGCATTGGCAAGCGATTCACAATCGCGCCTTATCGTATGCCATGTTAGGCCAGACCGAACAGGCTTTGGCCGACCTGAATACAGCGATCCAACTAAACCCCAAATTTGAATCCGCCATCTATAACAAAGCCGAACTGCTGTACGAAGCCAGTCAATTCGTCTCGGCATTGAAAGAGTATCAAACCGTACTGAAGTTAAACCCCAAGGACGTGGGCGCGATGACCGGTCAGGCCCACTGCTTTTATCGACTGGAAAATTACGAAGCGGCCATGGTCGCCTATAATCAGGCCGTCAAACTTACGCCTGAGAACCCATTGGTTCTGGCCAATCGGGCCGACGCCTACAGTGATCTCGGTTATTTCAAAGAGTCGATCCTCGACTATAAGAAAGCCCTTACCCTAGAAAAGGATCTTCCGAGAGCCCAGCAGGGTCTCGCGTGGATTCTGGCTACATGCCCCGACGACACCTACCGCAACCCTGAACTGGCCCTACGATTCGCTAAGGCAGCGGTCACTCAATCCGACGGCCTCGATTTCCGTTATTTCGATACCCTCGCGGCCGCAGAGGCCGCCACCGGGCAGTTCGACGTCGCCAAGCAGCGGGTTGGCGAAGCGATCAAGAAGGCACCGACCTCGGAGAAGCCCTTCCTGCAACATCGGCTTGCCCTCTATGAAAAACGCCAGGCCTATCGCGAACCGAAACGGTAA
- a CDS encoding SpoVG family protein, translating to MKITEVRIKLMEDSSDRLRGFCSITFDDAFVIRDLKIIEGANGPFVAMPSRKLTGHCPSCGCKNHLRAAYCNQCGMKLKQSQTERGSDQRAKLYADIAHPINSECREQIQTHVIDEYLNEIEEAKTPGYRSKYDDYFSDAGEDYDHDDDDQSSSSPSRTKSESSPKESSGSIERSEKSSELKGPHTSPSDKSSSSRSSRPHKFGEGIFED from the coding sequence GTGAAGATCACCGAAGTCCGCATCAAACTGATGGAAGATTCCAGCGATCGGTTGCGTGGATTCTGCTCCATCACTTTCGACGATGCCTTCGTGATTCGTGATTTGAAGATCATCGAAGGTGCCAACGGCCCATTCGTTGCCATGCCTAGTCGAAAACTGACCGGGCACTGCCCAAGTTGTGGCTGCAAAAACCACTTACGAGCGGCGTACTGCAACCAATGTGGCATGAAGTTGAAGCAATCACAAACTGAACGCGGATCGGATCAACGAGCGAAGCTCTACGCGGATATCGCTCATCCGATCAACTCCGAATGCCGCGAGCAAATCCAAACCCACGTCATCGATGAATACCTCAACGAAATCGAAGAGGCAAAGACCCCCGGCTACCGCTCGAAGTATGACGACTACTTCAGCGATGCAGGCGAAGACTACGATCACGATGATGACGACCAGTCCTCGTCTAGTCCTTCGAGGACTAAGAGCGAATCGTCCCCCAAAGAGTCATCCGGTTCGATTGAGCGCAGCGAAAAATCTTCAGAATTAAAGGGGCCTCATACGTCCCCCTCCGATAAATCAAGCTCGTCCAGATCGTCTCGCCCCCATAAATTCGGGGAAGGTATCTTCGAGGATTAA
- a CDS encoding class II fumarate hydratase, whose product MSQFRTEKDSMGEVQVPANAYYSAQTQRAVENFPISGWTLPPALIHAMGWVKYSCAVANRDLGKLTGTGKNPLSDDQVKALLDACIEVREGKLDGEFPIDVFQTGSGTSSNMNVNEVISNRAIEIIGGDRLAATKPIHPNDHVNMGQSTNDTFPTAIHVAAAMQIKLSLIPALEKLHASLKKKAEAWDKIIKIGRTHLMDATPLRLGQEFGGFARQVELSIKRAKIALESVLELPVGGTAVGTGINTHPQFSEKVCAALAEGLDIPFIEAVDHFEAAANRDGLVQCHSELKTIATTMFNFANNVRWLGSGPRCGFYEVALPTRQPGSSIMPGKVNPVMCESMMQVTAKVIGNDGCMALSGAAGGNFQLNIMMPVMGHTVLESIHLLANSCDAFVDFCVDEMEANEDQCNAAVEQSLSMCTSLNPLIGYDKAAKMAKDAFASGKTIRELAEEQGEIEPEALKDALDPWKMTYPHE is encoded by the coding sequence ATGTCGCAGTTCCGCACCGAAAAAGATTCGATGGGGGAAGTTCAGGTTCCCGCTAATGCTTATTACAGCGCTCAAACGCAACGCGCCGTCGAAAACTTCCCGATCAGCGGTTGGACTTTGCCGCCTGCTTTGATCCACGCCATGGGCTGGGTGAAGTATTCGTGTGCGGTTGCCAACCGTGATCTCGGTAAGCTCACCGGTACCGGCAAAAATCCGCTCAGCGATGATCAAGTCAAAGCCCTCTTAGATGCTTGCATCGAAGTCCGCGAAGGAAAGCTTGACGGCGAGTTTCCGATCGACGTCTTTCAGACCGGTAGCGGCACGTCCAGCAACATGAACGTGAACGAAGTGATCAGTAATCGGGCCATCGAAATCATCGGTGGCGACCGCTTGGCCGCGACCAAGCCGATTCACCCGAACGATCACGTTAACATGGGTCAAAGCACCAACGACACGTTCCCCACGGCCATCCACGTTGCCGCCGCAATGCAGATCAAGTTAAGCCTGATCCCTGCCCTGGAAAAGCTACACGCTTCACTAAAAAAGAAAGCTGAGGCCTGGGATAAGATCATCAAGATTGGCCGCACCCACTTAATGGACGCAACACCGCTTCGCTTAGGCCAAGAGTTCGGCGGCTTCGCTCGCCAAGTTGAACTTTCCATCAAACGTGCCAAGATTGCCTTGGAATCGGTCCTCGAACTTCCGGTCGGCGGGACTGCCGTTGGTACCGGCATCAACACCCATCCACAGTTTTCGGAAAAGGTCTGTGCCGCACTCGCGGAAGGTTTGGACATTCCGTTTATTGAAGCCGTCGACCACTTCGAGGCAGCTGCTAATCGCGACGGCCTGGTTCAGTGCCACAGCGAACTAAAAACGATCGCCACGACCATGTTCAACTTTGCCAACAATGTTCGCTGGCTGGGCAGTGGCCCCCGTTGTGGTTTTTATGAGGTCGCACTACCTACGCGACAGCCTGGTAGCAGCATTATGCCTGGCAAGGTAAACCCGGTGATGTGCGAAAGCATGATGCAGGTAACCGCCAAGGTGATCGGCAACGATGGCTGTATGGCACTATCTGGCGCCGCCGGTGGAAACTTCCAGCTGAACATCATGATGCCGGTCATGGGTCACACCGTTCTGGAAAGCATCCATCTATTGGCCAACTCGTGCGACGCGTTCGTCGATTTCTGCGTGGATGAAATGGAAGCGAACGAAGACCAGTGCAACGCGGCTGTGGAACAAAGCCTGTCGATGTGCACCAGCTTGAACCCACTGATCGGCTACGACAAAGCCGCCAAGATGGCCAAGGATGCGTTCGCCAGCGGCAAGACCATTCGCGAACTTGCCGAAGAGCAGGGGGAGATCGAACCAGAGGCCCTCAAGGATGCCCTCGATCCCTGGAAGATGACCTACCCGCACGAGTAA